A portion of the Salarias fasciatus chromosome 15, fSalaFa1.1, whole genome shotgun sequence genome contains these proteins:
- the saysd1 gene encoding SAYSvFN domain-containing protein 1, translating into MEKRLAEFRARRLAQNADKMSERSQSEEQTAESVDKRSQKSDFPRSEEQTAAESEAQSETAGCQQPERTENNPAHSSQSQPRRDWMLDSALGQWLASRQYVVSNVILLKVLLWLVLLGLFVELEFGLAFFVLSLFYWLYEGLRSPAPRQPGEMSAYSVFNPDCQPLLGSLTAEQLEGEMGYRPLANR; encoded by the exons ATGGAAAAGAGACTGGCGGAGTTCAGAGCCAGAAGACTGGCTCAAAATGCCGACAAAATGAGCGAAAGATCGCAGTCTGAAGAACAGACTGCTGAAAGTGTCGATAAAAGAAGTCAAAAGTCTGACTTTCCACGCTCTGAGGAACAGACTGCAGCAGAATCCGAAGCCCAGTCTGAAACAGCTGGCTGTCAACAACCAGAGAGgacagaaaacaatccagcaCACAGCTCTCAAAGCCAG CCCCGCAGAGACTGGATGCTGGACAGCGCTCTGGGACAGTGGCTGGCCTCCAGGCAGTACGTCGTCTCAAACGTGATCTTGCTCAAAGTGCTGCTGTGGCTGGTTCTCCTGGGCCTGTTCGTGGAGCTGGAGTTCGGCCTGGCCTTCTTCGTGCTCTCCCTCTTCTACTGGCTCTACGAAGGCCTCCGCAGCCCGGCACCACGCCAGCCCGGAGAGATGAGCGCCTACTCCGTGTTCAACCCAGACTGTCAGCCTCTGCTGGGCTCCCtcactgcagagcagctggagggggAGATGGGTTACAGACCTCTGGCCAACAGATGA
- the LOC115401741 gene encoding serine/threonine-protein phosphatase PP1-beta catalytic subunit-like: MAESELNVDSLISRLLEVRGCRPGKMVQMTEAEVRGLCIKSREIFLSQPILLELEAPLKICGDIHGQYTDLLRLFEYGGFPPEANYLFLGDYVDRGKQSLETICLLLAYKIKYPENFFLLRGNHECASINRIYGFYDECKRRFNIKLWKTFTDCFNCLPIAAIIDEKIFCCHGGLSPDLQSMEQIRRIMRPTDVPDTGLLCDLLWSDPDKDVQGWGENDRGVSFTFGADVVSKFLNRHDLDLICRAHQVVEDGYEFFAKRQLVTLFSAPNYCGEFDNAGGMMSVDESLMCSFQILKPSEKKAKYQYGGVNSGRPVTPPRTTQAPKKR; this comes from the exons ATGGCGGAAAGCGAACTGAACGTTGACAGCCTCATCTCTCGATTACTGGAAG TGCGAGGATGTCGTCCTggaaagatggtacagatgacAGAGGCTGAGGTGCGAGGGCTCTGCATCAAGTCCAGAGAGATCTTCCTCAGTCAGCCGATCCTCCTTGAACTGGAGGCTCCTCTCAAAATCTGTG GCGATATCCACGGACAATATACAGACTTGCTGAGGCTATTTGAGTATGGGGGCTTCCCTCCGGAGGCCAACTATCTGTTCCTGGGAGATTACGTGGACAGAGGGAAGCAGTCGCTGGAGACCATCTGCCTGCTGCTGGCCTACAAGATCAAATACCCAGAAAACTTCTTTTTGCTCAGGGGGAACCACGAGTGTGCCTCCATCAATCGCATCTACGGCTTCTATGACGAGT GCAAGCGCAGGTTCAACATAAAGCTGTGGAAGACGTTCACAGACTGTTTTAACTGTCTGCCCATTGCGGCAATCATTGACGAGAAGATCTTTTGCTGTCATGGAG GACTTTCACCTGACCTGCAGTCTATGGAGCAGATCCGGCGTATTATGAGACCCACTGACGTCCCAGACACAG GCCTGCTGTGTGACCTGCTGTGGTCGGACCCAGACAAAGACGTGCAGGGCTGGGGGGAGAACGATCGGGGAGTCTCTTTCACTTTTGGGGCCGATGTGGTCAGCAAGTTCCTCAACCGCCACGATCTGGACCTAATCTGTCGAGCACACCAG GTTGTTGAAGACGGCTACGAGTTCTTTGCGAAGCGGCAGCTGGTGACGCTGTTTTCTGCCCCCAACTACTGCGGGGAGTTTGACAACGCGGGAGGAATGATGAGCGTGGACGAGTCTCTCATGTGCTCCTTTCAG ATCCTGAAGCCCTCGGAGAAAAAAGCCAAGTACCAGTACGGAGGGGTGAATTCAGGGCGTCCTGTCACCCCCCCTCGTACCACTCAGGCGCCTAAGAAGAGGTGA
- the LOC115402302 gene encoding uncharacterized protein LOC115402302, with translation MGNHNGRDSNAPTGSPLDFFHTPPTTPTQAELTAMALSSAASPEKSQTPSPAGTATPSSSASPAAEWTQKLSAGPSEWAVISVDGAPPSENNVSDAAPARREKSAVRLGSPASSSLLLSRGSTPEESWQERDSGLEPQAAAERAGDEMTLVLLSLMEHYRTSLGLTPNTDVTTGAVELLRRLITEREELVEEVETLRETLRTERLEWHQFQSDLQVAVSVADRLRMESDQALASLQESHRVVGEKLAQALSKQQETDRELQRLRAEHKDVCRKLTELSLL, from the exons GTTCTCCTTTAGATTTCTTCCACACGCCTCCCACCACACCCACCCAGGCAGAGCTGACAGCCATGGCCTTATCCTCTGCAGCCTCCCCGGAGAAGTCTCAGACTCCGTCGCCGGCCGGCAccgccaccccctcctcctccgcctccccggCGGCAGAGTGGACGCAGAAGCTGTCAGCGGGTCCGTCCGAGTGGGCCGTGATCAGCGTGGACGGCGCCCCCCCGTCTGAGAATAATGTCAGCGATGCGGCTCCGGCCAGGCGGGAGAAGTCGGCGGTCCGGCTGGGCAGTCCGGCGTCGTCTTCGCTGCTGCTTTCCAGAGGATCGACGCCAGAGGAGAGCTGGCAGGAGAGGGACAGCGGGCTGGAGCCACAGGCTGCCGCAGAGAGAGCCGGGGATGAGATGACCTTGGTCTTACTCAGCCTGATGGAGCACTACAGAACCTCACTGGGCCTGACCCCCAACACCGACGTCACCACAGGGGCAGTGG aGCTGCTTCGACGCTTGATaacggagagagaggagctggtaGAGGAGGTGGAGACACTCAGGGAGACGCTCAGG ACAGAGAGGCTGGAGTGGCATCAGTTCCAGTCCGACCTGCAGGTGGCGGTGTCTGTGGCCGACCGGCTCCGTATGGAGTCAGACCAGGCCCTGGCCTCGCTCCAGGAGAGCCACCGGGTCGtgggggagaagctggctcaGGCCCTCAGCAAGCAGCAGGAGACGGACCGGGAGCTCCAGCGGCTAAGAGCCGAGCACAAAGACGTCTGTCGCAAACTGACTGAACTCAGCCT ACTCTGA
- the LOC115401485 gene encoding smoothelin-like protein 1 has translation METKEQGDSSEEGDKGAAEDETSESGDSQLKGRGVAEAYLRRLAAIEKNKGHGPKDPRKILMLSERSWSLSRLPLSNDSSSQRAASKNASTTLPLCKKEDPTKDRRMDRILKRQDSWSNFYTGKQDEEQSSESIRPQDGFSALLRRHGGSRRNSLLRWCQSRTQGYKNIEITNFSSSWEDGLAFCAIYHTYLPTYIPFDSLKPTDKKENLDLAFKTGQSVGITATLSVEEMLKADGPDWQRVLGYVESIFRHFET, from the exons atggagaccaAAGAGCAGGGGGACTCGAGTGAAGAGGGCGACAAAGGGGCAGCTGAGGATGAGACGAGTGAATCCGGAGACTCACAGCTGAAAGGAAGAGGGGTGGCAGAGGCGTACCTCCGCAGGCTGGCTGCAATCGAGAAAAATAAAGGACACGGACCGAAAGATCCAAGAAAGATATTGATGCTGTCTGAAAGATCTTG GAGTCTCTCTCGTCTTCCGCTCTCAAACGACTCCTCAAGTCAAAGAGCTGCCTCAAAAAATGCAAGCACAACGTTGCCTCTATGCAAGAAAGAAGACCCGACCAAAGACAGAAGGATGGATCGTATTTTAAAGCGGCAGGACAGCTGGTCCAACTTTTACACAG gaaaACAGGATGAGGAACAGAGCTCGGAGTCTATCAG GCCTCAGGATGGTTTCAGTGCTCTGCTGAGGCGTCATGGCGGCTCCAGGAGAAACTCCCTGCTGCGCTGGTGCCAAAGTCGAACCCAAGGTTACAAG AATATTGAGATCAccaacttcagcagcagctgggaagACGGTTTGGCTTTCTGTGCCATTTATCACACCTATTTACCGACCTACATCCCCTTCGACAGCCTCAAACCAACTGACAAG AAGGAAAACTTGGATCTTGCATTTAAGACGGGGCAGAGTGTGGGGATCACAGCCACACTG TCTGTGGAGGAGATGCTGAAAGCGGACGGGCCGGACTGGCAGAGGGTGCTGGGATACGTTGAAAGTATTTTCCGTCACTTTGAGACGTGA
- the bpnt1 gene encoding 3'(2'),5'-bisphosphate nucleotidase 1 has translation MSGSPAVVMRLVASAYCVAEKAGSIVRKVLHSGELGIVEKTGANDLQTLADRLAQQSICASLSKRFPKVTIIGEEDLPAEEVKEDLIENGQLEEILQMSCPSEYQELKEEELVVWVDPVDGTKEYTEGLLDNVTVLIGIAHGGKVVAGVINQPFYNYQLGPGAALGRTLWGMPGLGAFGFKLREVPGDRRIVTTTRSHSNKVVTDCVDAMEPHEVVRVGGAGNKIIQLIEGKASAYVFASPGCKKWDTCGPEAILQAVGGKLTDMHGNAYHYDANVKHMNSAGVLATLRNHDYYLRRVPQSVLQALKSD, from the exons ATGTCTGGAAGTCCCGCCGTCGTAATGCGTCTGGTGGCTTCAGCCTACTGTGTGGCCGAGAAAGCTGGATCCATTGTGAGGAAAGTGCTTCACAGCGGAGAACTTGGCATTGTGGAAAAG ACCGGAGCGAATGATCTGCAGACACTGGCGGACAGACTAGCACAGCAGAGCATCTGTGCTTCGCTATCCAAACGTTTCCCCAAAGTCACCATCATCGGAGAGGAG GACCTTCCAGCCGAGGAAGTAAAAGAAGATCTCATTGAAAACGGTCAGTTGGAGGAAATCCTGCAGATGAGCTGTCCATCAGAGTATCAGGAGCTGAAAGAAGAGGAG CTCGTGGTGTGGGTTGATCCAGTGGATGGCACCAAGGAGTATACGGAAG GGCTCCTGGACAACGTGACGGTGCTCATCGGCATTGCGCACGGAGGCAAAGTTGTTGCTGGCGTCATCAACCAGCCGTTCTACAACTACCAG CTGGGGCCGGGCGCCGCTTTAGGAAGGACGCTGTGGGGGATGCCCGGACTGGGCGCCTTCGGGTTCAAGCTGCGGGAGGTTCCGGGTGACAGGCGGATCGTCACCACCACTCGTTCCCATAGCAACAAGGTGGTGACGGACTGCGTGGACGCCATGGAGCCTCACGAAGTTGTGAGAGTGGGCGGCGCTGGAAACAAG ATAATCCAGCTCATTGAAGGAAAGGCTTCTGCGTATGTCTTTGCCAGCCCTGGCTGCAAGAAGTGGGACACTTGTGGTCCTGAAGCCATTCTGCAAGCTGTTGGAG GAAAACTGACCGACATGCATGGCAACGCTTATCACTACGACGCAAACGTGAAGCACATGAACTCCGCGGGGGTCCTGGCTACGCTGCGTAACCATGACTACTACCTCCGCAGAGTCCCACAGTCGGTGCTGCAGGCCCTCAAGTCAGATTGA
- the grcc10 gene encoding protein C10, with the protein MASAPAQQPTLTVEQTRVVLSEVIQAFSVPENAARMDEARESACNDMGKMLQLVLPVATQIQQEVIKAYGFNNEGEGVLKFARLVKMYETQDPEIAAMSAKLKSLLLPPLSTPPIGGAIPAS; encoded by the exons ATGGCCTCGGCTCCAGCACAGCAGCCCACTCTGACTGTTGAACAGACCAGAG TGGTTTTGAGCGAGGTGATTCAGGCCTTCTCAGTCCCAGAGAATGCCGCCCGGATGGACGAAGCCCGAGAGAGTGCCTGTAATGACATGGGGAAGatgctgcagctggtgctgcCGGTGGCCACCCAGatacagcaggaagtgatcaaAGCCTACGGATTCAACAATGAAGGAGAGG GCGTCCTTAAATTTGCCCGACTGGTGAAGATGTATGAAACCCAGGACCCTGAAATTGCCGCCATGTCTGCCAAACTGAAGTCcctcctgctgccgccgctgtcAACGCCGCCTATAGGAGGCGCCATTCCAGCCTCATAG